The genomic interval GGCCGTAACTCCGAATAGGCCATTCCTTTTTCCAATGGACGGGTGTACGTTTTTGACCAATAATACAGCGATCGCTTCACCATATCATACTTATTGGTAAATTGTATTTCCACATTAATCCATTCATCTGCCTCCGTTACAACTAGCAAGTCTAATCTTGATTGCTTATCATCCATGTATTCTCCGGGTATTTCTGTGTTTTCAAAGGATATGTCTGTTATTCGATTCCGCCCTGTTTTTTGCAAAATTGCGTTCAGGAAAACAACGGTAATGTCTTTGTTTTTTTCATTTCCGAAGAGCTGCTTGAAAGCGTAATCGACTTTCAAATCCATCAACTGTTCCAGTGGGATACGCTTAAGAACTCTTGATCGTTCGCTTCTATCACGCTCGTGTCCGTTTCTATTGTAGTTACCCTGGTTTTCCTTTACTTGAACAATTCCATTCGGGTATGGGCGCCTTTTTTCATACAGGCCAGTTGATGTCACTGGATCACTTCCTTCAGATTATTATGAGGGCTGAACGAAGGTGACTATCTATACTAACTATAACATAAAGTATCAGTTAGTCAAACAGGTGTTCGTGAAAAGTGTTAAAAAAGAAGCGCCTTTCAAAAAGTGGGTACCCAACAACCAGCTACTAAAAGAATAAGCGCTTATGCGAATGCCCTCGCAACGTCATAATTGGCTACATCCAGGTCTATTGGCTGACCGAGTGCTAACTTGGCTAACTCCATTCCTAAATAAGGACCACTTGTTAAACCGGAGGCACCAAGACCATTTGCGACAAATAAGCCTTCCATATGGGGAACCAGTCCGATAACTGGTAAGTGTCCTGGCGTGAACGGTCTGAAGCCTACTCTTGTTTCCACATACGTGCTAGAAGATAAACCAGGCGCTACCTTTAATGCTTTATCGAAAATCTGGTGTACTGCCCCCATCGTTATCCGATTATCAAACCCGGTATTGTCTTCTTGCGTTGCACCGACAACAACTTTTCCATCACCAAATGTAAGCATATATTGGTTATAGGGAGGCATCAAAACAGGCCAGGAGCTCGTATCGGTATGAGGTATTTGTAAATGGACAATCTGGGCCTTTTGTGACGTCACTAAAAATTGTTTATCAAGTGGTTCCAATAATGCTTTAGCCCACGCTCCACCGGTTACCAGCACTTGATCTGCTTCATGATTTCGGCCATCCACGGTTGCCCCCGTCACCCTAGAACCTTCAAACATAAGTGACGCATTACCATGAATAACAGTAGCTCCGTTTTTCTGAGCACCGCGGATGAGAGCGTCACGGAGAGCGCTTCCGTTAACCCGAGCGGCACCACTTATGTGCACTGCCCGATATTCTTCTGACAATGGCGGAAATAATGCTTTCGTTTCAGCAGGAGATAGCGCTGTGACCTCCCCTATTTCCGGTGTGCTCTCTCTGCGCTGAAGGGCTAAATCCATTTTGTTATTTAGCTTTTCTTTTGTATCAAAAATGTTGATTGCACCGACTCTGGCATAGCCGGTTTCGCTTTCCCCGTCGTTTTCTAATTCCTGTATAAGCGCAGGATAATACTTGGCGCCTTCTGTCACTAAGCGATACCAGGCTTTGTTGCGGCGATTGGTCAGCCAGGGACAGACAATACCGGCCGCTGCAGCTGTCGCCTGACCGGGATCATTCCGGTCGATAAGCGTCACGTCTACTCCTTGCTTAGCTAAATGATAAGCCGTGGAAGCACCAAGGATCCCGGCTCCAATGACAATACATGTTGGCATGTTTAGCACCTTTTCTCTTTCGTGATTTCTTGCCTTGCCATTTTACAGGAAAAAGAGGGGTGGCTCAATTTTATCCGTTAAAGAAAAACACTAATACCTTTATAAGCATCCTTTTAACCGACGAAAGATGCTTCTGTCCTGTAGTTTAATCATTAACAATCCAGGTCTAACTCCTTATGAAGCGCAGTTGAAAAGGTTCGTGATATTTATTAGTAGATGACATAACTATGCTTATAGATTTTTCACCAATTACGAAAATAACAAAAAACTGCCGGCACTACACCGACAGCTCCAAAATACCTGTCAACCTATAAACCACTTTTTCGAAGCCTTATCCTACACCCATGACACAATAAATTCTGCTTCCCCGGAAAGCTCATAGTTACCTATCCCATTCGGCAAAATAAAGTTCATCCCTTTGCTAATGGAAATTTGCTCACCGTCGACGCATAAGTTAGCATTACCTTTAATCACACTAACCTGCAGAAAATCTGTCGTCAAAGTCTTTTCAACCGTACCATCAAGTGTCCAGTGGCTAACAGCAAAATAATCATTTTCAACTAGCTTCTTGATCGTCATGTCTCCGGAATGCTGTGTTTCTTGTGCCAATTCAGGATTCTGGTGCGGAACGTTCGTCACTTGTTTGGCTTTGTCTAGATGCAATTCCCGTTTTTCTCCATTTGCATCCATCCGGTCATAGTCATAGACACGGTACGTAATATCGGAACTCTGTTGTGTTTCCAGAATAACAACGCCTGCTCCGATTGCGTGAATCGTACCGCTTGGAACATACACAAAATCACCAGGTTGCACTTGAACACGCCGTAATAGCTTGTCCCAGTTACCATTATCCATCATGTCACTTAGCTCATTCTGTGTCGTCGCATGGTGGCCAATAATCAGTTCGGCATCTGGCTCGGCATCAAGTACATACCAGCATTCCGTTTTCCCATAAGGTTCATTTTCCACCTTACTGGCAAACGTATCATCGGGATGAACTTGTACAGATAAATCATCATTGGCATCTAATATTTTCACCAGCAGCGGATAAGCCACATCAGCATTCCCCGTTCGATTAAATAGTTCCCCATGTTCCTCCCAAGCTTCAAGAAGTGTACGGCCCTTTAATGGACCATTTTCAATCACATTTGCTCCATGGGGATGTGCTGATACCACCCACGCCTCACCTGTATGATCAGATGGAATATCGTAGTGAAATTCAGTTTTTAATTTCTGTCCTCCCCATATTTTTTCCCGAAATACAGGACGAAGAAAAATTGGTTCCTTATACATGGAAGCCCCTCCATTGTTTAAATTCGTTTTTGACTTTATCGTCATATATTTTAGCAGAAAAGCACCAATCAGCATTGACCATCTTGTGCTATAATAACTAGTAAACGAAACTCATGCCATACAAAAGCTTTATTAACAAGACATGCTGTGATACAAAAATGAAGCAGAATAATAGGCAGAAAATCAATGTCTAAATATAATATACGAGTGGTGACCAAGATGAACAACATCCGTTTATACATGGCGCATGATTTAACAAACATCCCAGTACAACCGCTGCCTGAGAATTATCAATTCAGTCGCTTGCAAAAGGAAGCAGACAAGAAACATTGGGCAGAAATAGTTGCAGCTGCAGATGAATTCGCTACGAAACAGGCAGCGTTGGAACGATTTGATCATGAATTCAAGCCTCATTTGTCTGAGACAAAACAGCGTATGATTTTCTTACAAACACATGACGGACATGATGCTGGTACCGCAACAGCATGGTTTGATACGTGGAATCGCCAAACGATTGGCCGGCTGCACTGGGTCGCGATACATCCGGAATATCAAGGCAAGAAACTGGGAAAACCGTTGATTGCCGAGGCGATGAACGTGCTGGCCAGTTTCCATCAACAAGCCTATTTAAGAACACAGCCAAGAAATTTAACCGCGATACGAATTTACCGGCAATTCGGGTTCGAACCAATCATTCGCAGTCAAAGAGACGAGCAAGCCTGGAATGCTGTATACAGCCAGCTTCAAAACAGGTGAATGTGCTATGTAAAGGAGTAGAGGGGGGCAGAAAGTGGCCCCTCTCTCTTTTTTTACTGGATGGTGTCCAGTAACTCATATGCTTTTTCTTTGGATTCAGCGTGTAGTAATTCTTCCCTAAACGATTCATCCATCAGTTTGCGTGAGAGCATCTGAAGAATTTTCAAATGATCATCGCCGGCCCGCTCTTCAGGAACCGCGATCATGAAAATTAGCTGTGCATCGGTTCCGTCCATGCTTTTCCAGTCAACACCATGCTGACTGATACCAAAGACGACGGCTGGCCGTTTAACCGCAGCAGATTTCGCATGAGGAATAGCGATATTCATCCCCATTCCGGTTGTGCTTTCCTGCTCACGAGCGAAAATAGCTTCTTTAAATGCTTCCTTGGATGAAATCAGACTTTGTCCATTCAGCAATTCAATGAATTCGTCGACGACTGCTTCTTGGGTGGTACCTTTGATGTCTGTTGTAATCAGATCTTTTGTAACGATATCCGTTAATTTATTGATAGTAACATCTTCGGCAACTTGTTCTTCTTGATCACACGATACATCCGTCGTCTTACTATCGTCTGAATCCGTTGTTGTCGCATTGTTCTTAGCACTCACCGACGCCCGCTCACTGGTCGTGTCGTTTGCTGCATGATCCGTGACTGTACCAGTTGGGGTTGCCACCGCCGGCATCACATCTTTTTTCAGCAGATTTACCAGTAAGGCCGTTACAATCGTACCAATAATCGCCGCAATGAAGAACATCAGCACGTTGTCGACAGCACCAAGGACGGCAACAATAGGTCCGCCGTGGGCTACACGGTCACCTACATTACCAAGCATGGCAATGGACGAGCCTACCATCGAACCGACCATGATACTTGGAATGACCCGGATTGGATCCTGTGCTGCAAACGGAATTGCACCCTCTGTAATACCAAATAGCCCCATGGTGAATGATGCTTTTCCGGTCTCTTTTTCCGCTGGCTGATACTTGCGTTTATTTAGGAATGTGGCAAGTCCCATGCTGAGCGGAGGTACACAGATAGCTACGGCAATCGGTCCCATGATTTCATAGTTTCCCTCAGCGATCATGGCTGAACCAAACAGAAACGCAACTTTATTAAATGGTCCGCCCATATCCACGGCAATCATCGCACCAAGGATTAAGGCGAGTACAATGGAGCTTGCTCCCTGCATTCCTTCAAGCCATGTTGTCAATGACTCAAACACACTGGCGACAGGTGCCCCGATGACAAAAATAAACAAAAAGCCGACGATAAGTGACGCAATAATAGGTATAAATATAATCGGCATAACAGGCTGTACGGCTTGTGGAACCTTGATTTTCTTAATTCCCAGAGCGACGTAACCTGCCAAGAAACCAGCAATAATACCACCGATAAATCCGGCACCGGCATCACTGCCATAAAAACTTCCCGTAACAGCTATATAACCACCAATCATACCAGGAACTAAACCAGGCCGATCAGCTATACTGACGGCAATAAAACCGGCCAGAATCGGTACCATAAAGCTAAATGATGCAGCTCCGATACTCTCAATTTGCTTCCAAATTGAATCATCCGGTATAACAAGTCCACCAGGTGTCTGTTCTCCGCCGAGAGCAAGTGAAATCGCAATCAGCAGTCCACCAACAACAATGAACGGAATCATATACGAAACACCATTCATCAAATGTCGGTAAATCGGATTTTCTTTTTCTTTCTTTTCCTGTTTCACCTCTTCGGCGGATTTTAAATTTTCTCCAGCCCCCTGGTAAACCG from Lentibacillus cibarius carries:
- a CDS encoding NAD(P)/FAD-dependent oxidoreductase, with product MPTCIVIGAGILGASTAYHLAKQGVDVTLIDRNDPGQATAAAAGIVCPWLTNRRNKAWYRLVTEGAKYYPALIQELENDGESETGYARVGAINIFDTKEKLNNKMDLALQRRESTPEIGEVTALSPAETKALFPPLSEEYRAVHISGAARVNGSALRDALIRGAQKNGATVIHGNASLMFEGSRVTGATVDGRNHEADQVLVTGGAWAKALLEPLDKQFLVTSQKAQIVHLQIPHTDTSSWPVLMPPYNQYMLTFGDGKVVVGATQEDNTGFDNRITMGAVHQIFDKALKVAPGLSSSTYVETRVGFRPFTPGHLPVIGLVPHMEGLFVANGLGASGLTSGPYLGMELAKLALGQPIDLDVANYDVARAFA
- a CDS encoding GNAT family N-acetyltransferase: MNNIRLYMAHDLTNIPVQPLPENYQFSRLQKEADKKHWAEIVAAADEFATKQAALERFDHEFKPHLSETKQRMIFLQTHDGHDAGTATAWFDTWNRQTIGRLHWVAIHPEYQGKKLGKPLIAEAMNVLASFHQQAYLRTQPRNLTAIRIYRQFGFEPIIRSQRDEQAWNAVYSQLQNR
- the manA gene encoding mannose-6-phosphate isomerase, class I, which encodes MYKEPIFLRPVFREKIWGGQKLKTEFHYDIPSDHTGEAWVVSAHPHGANVIENGPLKGRTLLEAWEEHGELFNRTGNADVAYPLLVKILDANDDLSVQVHPDDTFASKVENEPYGKTECWYVLDAEPDAELIIGHHATTQNELSDMMDNGNWDKLLRRVQVQPGDFVYVPSGTIHAIGAGVVILETQQSSDITYRVYDYDRMDANGEKRELHLDKAKQVTNVPHQNPELAQETQHSGDMTIKKLVENDYFAVSHWTLDGTVEKTLTTDFLQVSVIKGNANLCVDGEQISISKGMNFILPNGIGNYELSGEAEFIVSWV
- a CDS encoding Rpn family recombination-promoting nuclease/putative transposase → MTSTGLYEKRRPYPNGIVQVKENQGNYNRNGHERDRSERSRVLKRIPLEQLMDLKVDYAFKQLFGNEKNKDITVVFLNAILQKTGRNRITDISFENTEIPGEYMDDKQSRLDLLVVTEADEWINVEIQFTNKYDMVKRSLYYWSKTYTRPLEKGMAYSELRPVIAINILNFTLFHEMERFHTSYHLYDDQRQTKLTNMMEFHFIEMSKLINDWKRDQLDPWNSVLARWLLLLGMVDPVKEKSMMIYIMNWRRLR
- a CDS encoding PTS fructose transporter subunit IIABC produces the protein MRILAVTACPVGIAHTYMAAENLQKAADDMGVDMKVETQGSIGAENELTSKDIEEADGIIIASDKEVNKDRFAGKKLLVVGVQEGIRNPEELIKRIQNGDVSVYQGAGENLKSAEEVKQEKKEKENPIYRHLMNGVSYMIPFIVVGGLLIAISLALGGEQTPGGLVIPDDSIWKQIESIGAASFSFMVPILAGFIAVSIADRPGLVPGMIGGYIAVTGSFYGSDAGAGFIGGIIAGFLAGYVALGIKKIKVPQAVQPVMPIIFIPIIASLIVGFLFIFVIGAPVASVFESLTTWLEGMQGASSIVLALILGAMIAVDMGGPFNKVAFLFGSAMIAEGNYEIMGPIAVAICVPPLSMGLATFLNKRKYQPAEKETGKASFTMGLFGITEGAIPFAAQDPIRVIPSIMVGSMVGSSIAMLGNVGDRVAHGGPIVAVLGAVDNVLMFFIAAIIGTIVTALLVNLLKKDVMPAVATPTGTVTDHAANDTTSERASVSAKNNATTTDSDDSKTTDVSCDQEEQVAEDVTINKLTDIVTKDLITTDIKGTTQEAVVDEFIELLNGQSLISSKEAFKEAIFAREQESTTGMGMNIAIPHAKSAAVKRPAVVFGISQHGVDWKSMDGTDAQLIFMIAVPEERAGDDHLKILQMLSRKLMDESFREELLHAESKEKAYELLDTIQ